The following proteins are co-located in the Anoplopoma fimbria isolate UVic2021 breed Golden Eagle Sablefish chromosome 18, Afim_UVic_2022, whole genome shotgun sequence genome:
- the LOC129107441 gene encoding mitoregulin-like — translation MAEVSERTLQVAVVVSFAAGCVAGWQANRMRRKFLDWRKKRLQDKLSETQKKLDLA, via the coding sequence ATGGCTGAAGTTTCGGAGAGGACCCTCCAAGTGGCCGTGGTGGTCTCCTTCGCTGCCGGCTGTGTGGCGGGCTGGCAGGCGAACAGAATGAGGAGAAAGTTTCTGGACTGGAGGAAGAAGCGGCTGCAAGATAAACTGTCAGAAACTCAGAAGAAGCTGGATCTGGCTTGA
- the scml4 gene encoding sex comb on midleg-like protein 4: MSTLSAGSEMQTPALGPQFTAGPPGKVPGRKRGRPPIRKLEFQSHYAEPLSPLKVPKKRGRKPGFKLKPRMVMSPLASSPPSSTPGPEMGSIPQDAANVPHSATPQALTAETSMPDDFLCDPPVDSKRYAVDPSDSAFNVMTSQYPPKHSYGYRGSSCSTLMGLCRQASSPGSFQEVNRNAYSPMPDSGDCKRPAGKNPSSWNVEEVVWFIKDADPQALGPHADAFRKHEIDGDALLLLKSEMMMKYLGLKLGPALKLCYHIERLKQNRL, from the exons ATGAGTACCTTGTCTGCCGGCTCAGAGATGCAGACTCCCGCTCTCGGCCCCCAGTTCACAGCGGGGCCCCCGGGTAAGGTACCTGGCAGGAAGAGAGGACGGCCCCCGATCCGTAAACTGGAGTTCCAGAGTCACTACGCTGAGCCTCTGTCGCCTCTGAAGGTTCCGAAGAAGAGAGGCAGGAAACCTGGCTTTAAG ctgaaGCCCAGGATGGTGATGTCCCCTCTAGCTAGCTCTCCTCCCAGCAGCACACCAGGACCCGAGATGGGCTCCATCCCACAGGACGCTGCTAATGTCCCCCACTCTGCCACACCACAAGCCCtaacag CAGAGACATCAATGCCTGACGACTTCCTATGTGACCCACCAGTGGACTCCAAGCGCTACGCCGTAGACCCCAGCGACTCTGCCTTCAATGTCATGACGTCACAGTACCCGCCAAAGCACTCCTATGGTTACCGTGGCAGCAGTTGCTCTACCCTGATGGGCTTGTGCAGACAAGCATCGAGTCCAGGAAGCTTCCAGGAAGTAAACAGGAATG CTTACAGTCCAATGCCAGACTCTGGAGACTGCAAGCGTCCTGCTGGTAAGAACCCGTCCAGCTGGAATGTTGAGGAGGTGGTTTGGTTCATCAAAGATGCTGACCCCCAAGCCCTGGGACCCCACGCTGATGCCTTCAGGAAGCAT GAGATAGACGGAGACGCTCTGCTCTTGCTGAAAagtgagatgatgatgaagtaTCTGGGACTGAAGCTGGGGCCTGCACTTAAACTCTGTTACCACATCGAAAGGCTTAAACAGAACCGGTTGTGA